TTTTTCAGTAACAATGGTGGCGAAACCTGGAACCCCCGAAATAAAGGCATTCTTAATACTTACATCTGGACATTACTTGTTCACCCCAAACAACCAGATATAGTTTATGCCGGCACCTGGATTGGTGGGGTCTATAAAAGTGAAAATAAGGGGAAAGAATGGCAAAGAATGAATGTCGGTTTGGTCAATACCTGCGTTCATAAATTAATTGCTGACCCCAAAGAACCAGATATTATTTATGCCGCTACCGAAGGAGGGATATTTCAAACCATAGATGGGGGGATATTCTGGAATGCAAAGAATAAAGGTTTGGTCTATATGGTTAAAGAAAGGATTCCACCTCCTGTTCCTGTAGAAAAAAAGAAAAAACCTAAACCAAAACCTAAAGCCCCAGCACATGGCGGCGGACATTAACCTTTATTTTACCCAAAAAAAGGAGTGAGGTAAAAATGAGTAAAGATATTAGAACCATAGTTAATCTCGATAAGGATGGCAAATTGACCATCAATGAGGATGCCCGACTTGTTTGTGGGTTAAAGGGAAAGATATATCTTCAGGCAGAGCAAGGTAAAATCATCCTTACCCCTTTTGAGCCTGAAAATACAAGGTATTGCCTGCGAGTTACGATTGATTCAGACAATCTGACTCCAATCATCCAAAAACTATCTGAGGAAAAAGTCAAGGTAATTCGGTCTGAATCAATATTGATAAACAAGACAACCTTGTATTTGGCTAATGTTGAGACAACGGAATCCATAGAGGAAACCTGTCAAGAACTAAAGAAACTGAATTTAGTCAAATCAGTTGAGATTTTTCCCAGATGGCAATTTATCACGGGACTTGTGAACAAGGAACTTGGACTCTGGCAACGCTCTCACTTTGGCACTTATCAGAGTAAAAGAAAAACACTTGAGACAAATATCGAGTATCGCTTATCTTTAGATGGCACAGGTGAGGCACAAATTCAGACTAATATTGGTTTTTTAGACCATCTGTTATCCTCAATGACCAGACATGGGTTGTTTGACCTCGAATTAAAGGTAAAAGATAGTGATAAACAAAAACTTGTGGATATTCATCACACGATTGAAGATGTGGCGATTGTTCTTGGTACAGCATTTAAAAAGGCACTGGGTGAAAAAGAAAAGATTGTCCGCATTGGTCAGGCAAAAGTGCCTTTTGATGATGCGGTGGTTGATGTTGTGGTTGATTTAAGTGGCCGTGCCTCGCTGACAGACCATTCTACGACTAAGGTAGGTTTTTTTAAATCATTTAAGGAAAATGTGGGTGAAATCAAACCTACTGAGATTAAACATTTTATAGAAACCTTTGTTAATAACTTTGGGATAAATATGAGTATTGGGTTATTAGTCGATGGAGATGGACACCACAAATTAGAGGCACTATTTAAGGCAATGGGATTAGCTATCTCGCAAGCAAAAAAGATGGCAGATGAACTAACTCAAATGATGATGAGCACAAAAGGAATGCTGGAGTAAGAGTAGAAGATGGAATATTTTGAAGTTGTTGATAAAAATGGGAATATTATTGGTAAAGCCTCACGCCAGGAATGTCATAGTAATCCTGAGTTACTTCATCGGGTATCGCATATCCTTGTATTTAATTCAAAAAAGGAACTTTACCTTCAAAAACGCTCAATTCATAAAGATATTCAGCCAGGCAAATGGGATACCTCGGTTGGCGGACATCTAAATCCTGGCGAGATTCACGAACATGCCGCTTATCGGGAATTAGCTGAAGAACTTGGGATTACAGGGGTAACTCTGATTTATCTCTATGATTACATCTGGCGTAGTGAGCGTGAAACTGAATTGGTGCGAACTTTTAAGGTTGTCTATGATGGTAAGATTGTATTTCAAAGAGAGGAAATTGAGGAAGGTAGATTTTTTAGCCTTGAAGAGATTCAATCTGCCATACAGGGTAATACCTTTACACCAAATTTTATTGAAGAATTTAATCGATTCCAGGAGTGGGAAGAGTCAAATAATAGGTAACCGTT
The DNA window shown above is from bacterium and carries:
- a CDS encoding NUDIX domain-containing protein is translated as MEYFEVVDKNGNIIGKASRQECHSNPELLHRVSHILVFNSKKELYLQKRSIHKDIQPGKWDTSVGGHLNPGEIHEHAAYRELAEELGITGVTLIYLYDYIWRSERETELVRTFKVVYDGKIVFQREEIEEGRFFSLEEIQSAIQGNTFTPNFIEEFNRFQEWEESNNR